A window of Lemur catta isolate mLemCat1 chromosome Y, mLemCat1.pri, whole genome shotgun sequence contains these coding sequences:
- the LOC123629058 gene encoding testis-specific Y-encoded protein 1-like isoform X2, which translates to MLSRHAAWLLASFPSVERLLDLRQIVYHPQLPAVITEQDKDVLSYMINLEVEEVSLENYRCRMKFFFLPNPYFRNQVIVKEYHLDITGYRASRSSAIEWFWDYEGEAPFREQDSTDIISEDLWLTPLHYYPRDEDLV; encoded by the exons ATGCTCTCCAGACATGCTGCATGGCTCCTGGCCTCTTTCCCTAGTGTGGAAAGGCTCCTTGACCTCAGGCAGATTGTGTACCATCCCCAGCTGCCAGCTGTGATCACGGAGCAAGACAAAGACGTGCTGAGCTACATGATCAATCTGGAG gtggaggaagTAAGCCTGGAGAATTACCGCTGTAGGAtgaagtttttcttccttcccaacccCTACTTCCGGAATCAAGTGATCGTCAAggagtatcaccttgatatcactG gtTACCGGGCATCTCGTTCCTCTGCCATTGAGTGGTTCTGGGATTATGAGGGTGAAGCCCCATTCAGGGAGCAGGACTCCACCGAT ATCATCAGCGAGGACCTGTGGCTCACTCCCTTGCACTACTACCCCAGGGATGAAGACCTGGTGTGA
- the LOC123629058 gene encoding testis-specific Y-encoded protein 1-like isoform X1 — MLSRHAAWLLASFPSVERLLDLRQIVYHPQLPAVITEQDKDVLSYMINLEVEEVSLENYRCRMKFFFLPNPYFRNQVIVKEYHLDITGYRASRSSAIEWFWDYEGEAPFREQDSTDVSFFSWLCEHNCPGSNRIAEIISEDLWLTPLHYYPRDEDLV, encoded by the exons ATGCTCTCCAGACATGCTGCATGGCTCCTGGCCTCTTTCCCTAGTGTGGAAAGGCTCCTTGACCTCAGGCAGATTGTGTACCATCCCCAGCTGCCAGCTGTGATCACGGAGCAAGACAAAGACGTGCTGAGCTACATGATCAATCTGGAG gtggaggaagTAAGCCTGGAGAATTACCGCTGTAGGAtgaagtttttcttccttcccaacccCTACTTCCGGAATCAAGTGATCGTCAAggagtatcaccttgatatcactG gtTACCGGGCATCTCGTTCCTCTGCCATTGAGTGGTTCTGGGATTATGAGGGTGAAGCCCCATTCAGGGAGCAGGACTCCACCGATGTAAGCTTCTTCAGCTGGTTGTGCGAACACAACTGCCCGGGCTCTAACCGGATTGCTGAG ATCATCAGCGAGGACCTGTGGCTCACTCCCTTGCACTACTACCCCAGGGATGAAGACCTGGTGTGA